The sequence below is a genomic window from Cicer arietinum cultivar CDC Frontier isolate Library 1 chromosome 6, Cicar.CDCFrontier_v2.0, whole genome shotgun sequence.
AGCTACATGAAGAGGTGTTCTACCAGCATTGTTCTTAACATTGATTATGTCTTTCATGTTCGTGATCTTTTCGGTTAGTAATAACTGTTTCATGAGCTCGGCGTGCTTGTCGAGTCTGCAGAAACCAGGGCTTTTGAAACCATACACTGCCATATGAAGAAAAGTGTCTCCATTGTGATTGGTTAACATTGTTAATGAAGGAGATGCTTCAATCAGAAGCTCTACCACAGGAAAGTGACCTCTGTAACAAGCCACATGTAATGCTGTATTGCCTTGAGAATCAGTAGAGTTTATAATATCAGGTGATTGATCAATTAGATTTCTTACCACCTGCATAAAAGTAAGTTTGGATATATACTGAGTTTTTGTAGCATTAATTAACTGATTCAAAAAGATAATCAAACCTGAAAGGCAGTGGcagaaataaaataagtttcCTATTATTCCTATACAAGATAGAGTGAATCGTCATTTTAGTCCCTCGAATTATTTCAGCCgaacaattttagtctctatcaCATTATAAGGCTGGTCAATATTGTTTCTGAAAGACTAATATAATtgaagatttttaatttcaGTATTAAATTGTCTGACCTCTATAACTTTTGAGACAAAATTGGTTGTACAAGATTGAGTGAATCGTCATTTTAATCCCTCAAATAATTTGGGTCGAATAATTTAGCTGTTGAAATTGACAAATTAGAAAATCGtgtctaaaattgaaaattttctatATCACATTATAACGTTGGTTAATATTGCTTCTATTTTAGATTATACATGCATACTAAGGCTTGTTTctataaacaacttaattaagagTTTATGTGATTAATGCTTATCACATAAGTTATGTATAATTTACTTCTctaacaaaaaatcaaaccaaattcaaactttttttatataaagcaTAACCTATTTTCATAAGTTATGCTGGTGAGCTTGTGGAAACAAGCTCAAAACAATTTATGAACAACTATGtcataagctatttctatataaagtcaaataaatcaattcaaacaaaacaaaacctaAGTGATATGAGTGTCTCACCTCAACCTGGCCTCTTCCAGCTGCTGAATGCAAGACAGTGCATCCATGAGCATCTCTATAAGACAAAATCTGAGAATCACTTCCTAAAAGTAGCTTCTTCTTCAGTATTTCCCAATTCCCTCCTCTAGCAGCAGCATGAATAGCTCTATTCAATATCTCCCTCTTGAAAACTCCACCAACTTCATCCAATTCAATAGCACAATCTTTTCTCAAGAGAGCAAAATGAAGAACAAGATTGAATACCTCACAATTCTTACTCCTAGCTGCAGCATAAAACATATCAGTAACACCATACTCTCCTtcaccaaaaaccaaaaaaggATCTCTTCTCAACAATTCATCAACAAATTCAACATCACCAGAAGAAGCAGCTGTGTACAAAAGCCATCCACCATAACCAGAAGTAATAAGAGAATTTTTTCCTTTTCCATTTTCTGTTTCACACTCAACAAAAAGCTTCTTTGCAACATGAGACCTGCACTTGGAAACATGTTCAAACTGAGCTTCATCGTCCCAGACGGTTTCGAGGCGTCGAATTCGACGAAGAGAAGTGAGTTTGATGAGAAGATTTGTGTCAAGATGGAGAAGCTCAGTGACTAAATCATAGAGACCATTTGCAGCTGCTAAGTCAATAGGTGATGCATACCACCATTGGTGTCCTGTGCTTTCCCAACGAAGAGGAAAGGTATGAGAAGGTGCCATGATTTTTTTACAACACTCACTACTATGTTCTTAGGATTAAGGAACAAAGCAAAGTGGCTTTTTATAAAAGTGTAAAGTGGAAAAATCATTCAACTAATTCAATACAGGTTATGCTTTTATGTTTATTCTTCTATTGGATGTTGAAACTCAAAGTTACTGGAAAAGTAATAATGAGATCAAAAATCCACATGAAAAGGAAAAAACTTAAATATCACGTTAagtaaatgtgatttttattttattagttgattCCGTAAAAATGAATTAGATTTAATATAAATagcataaattttttgatgatatttttaatatggATTTCTTAAAATGGTGTAAATGCAATTAtagattttataataatattgtaaCATTTTATgaagatttatttaaaaaataaagataaatttttaagttttaattcaatttataaatacCCATATTATTATAAAGTTTCTAACAATTGTGTGAatggataaaaataaaataaagattctCGTGTGAGAAGCATTTGATTTGGAGAGAAAGTTAAGAAAGCAAGTAGTGTTGTAGGGTGATGTTGGTAGCAAAAACAAATTGTTGGCTGGCTGCAGGCTGAATGGTGTGATTAGAAGATAATAAAAGAAACCAACCTCAAAAACTGTTGTTGCATGATGTTATTGTTATATGACAAATTCAGGAAAAGGATTTGTGAGGAGGAAGAGGTATTTCTTATCTATAGTGGGGATAAAGTTAAAAAGAAGGATCGAGAATCTCTAGTCTTTTGAGCTCACTCGACATCCAAAGGATATTTAATTAGATGAAATTTTTGCAACTTGTGTGCTACATTGCacgataaatataattaattatgttttttttgttataaatgttttttattttattttatgggtTCACCTTCTTtcacaatattaattttgtttgttaaGTACAAAATgcctctcttttttttttacttaaaaaatatataattaattttttatatatataaaattaatattgtcggtttaaatattaaattagttactttaatattaattgaacaaaaatattatacaaaatccattatatttatatattataattaaatggaAAGCTAACATTTACTTCAAGAGCACATACtaataatttaaatgtaaaagttattataaaacttgtattattaattttttttaaattcaaacattatattttttaataaagtttaacttttatttttatgtgctGTCAGTGTCAAGGTAAAAAagtttatacaataaaaaataataattgaacatctaaattattttataagtaattaagtcgaaagtcaaatattattaataatataagtCATCtaataaatgtaattaattaaaaatataaaatatattttatactgatatatatatataaattaaattaaattcaataaaaaaactataattttggCATGTGCGGTTAAGGCAAAAGTTAATATGACCCTAATTTACCCCAGTGATTGTTTTTGATTGAAGCGGAGGAAATTTCGAGGATTGTGTCGTTTGTGGCATGACATAAAGCAGGAGttacaaagaaaaaaagaaatctTTTGTTGTTGGTAGTTTTAAGGGGCAAATTTCCCTCCTAAGAAATTATCGGCGTGATTGATGAAACATTCTGTGGTCAAATTCACTTTTTCACGCGGGAGCCCTTGCAACCGTCACCTTCACGCTTCTATATGTGGTGTGGTGAAGCGtgtgattttataaaatatataactgcTCACTGCGgatttattttgatatacttCTATTTTTTGCATTTACAAGTGAAGACTTTTTCCCACATGAATAGGCCAAGGGACAAAATCCCTCTTAACTGAGTTTGGCAAGGGAGTACGTCAATAATATTGctataatatcattttataaaatatataaacctCTTTTAAATATCATCTCTTTTGAACAAGATATTGCTACATCTTATTTTTAGGAGGGAAGAACATGATTTTCAAATACATAATGATATATTTCTCtcaatcttaaatataaaatataagtaatatgAATTTATctcatttgaaataaataatatctactattgataattaaatgaataattaat
It includes:
- the LOC101503223 gene encoding uncharacterized protein: MAPSHTFPLRWESTGHQWWYASPIDLAAANGLYDLVTELLHLDTNLLIKLTSLRRIRRLETVWDDEAQFEHVSKCRSHVAKKLFVECETENGKGKNSLITSGYGGWLLYTAASSGDVEFVDELLRRDPFLVFGEGEYGVTDMFYAAARSKNCEVFNLVLHFALLRKDCAIELDEVGGVFKREILNRAIHAAARGGNWEILKKKLLLGSDSQILSYRDAHGCTVLHSAAGRGQVEVVRNLIDQSPDIINSTDSQGNTALHVACYRGHFPVVELLIEASPSLTMLTNHNGDTFLHMAVYGFKSPGFCRLDKHAELMKQLLLTEKITNMKDIINVKNNAGRTPLHVAVIHDVKCDVVESLMSVRSIDLNVRDTDGMTPLDYLKQRPISGTSEFLIKQLISAGGISNCEDCVTRNAIVNHMKTHHGVIGNSPGTSFSISDAEILLYTCIENSSDRIVNNDQASLETESNSFSIEVDNDSSSSCNSKTTSSVNSAAKRLKNLLKFHRKRETKASASEFEDDDNISVDSISSRKNLEDFPMTLRQRYSINQCSLPNNKRTLSIRTLSLPNPTAKKNFTAGLMQGVIKVKPKLDNLSDSSNNKEKHVDTIGPSCSNGTLELKYNKQRTFNKKLMNRYFSFGAQGQALEDANSCTLSKHSSKVF